A window of Haloarcula taiwanensis genomic DNA:
ATCTCGACGCATCACACCAGCGAATCAACAGCGATGAATGGGAGGAAATCTACGTTGTCGGCGACATCCACGGCTGCCGCCCGGCGCTCGAACGACTCCTGAACCGGCTGGACCCCACTACGGACGAACTCGTCGTCTTTGTCGGTGACCTCGTTCGAAAAGGTCCGGACAGCGCCGGTGTCATCGATATCGTCCGGCAAACGCCGAACTTCCGTACGGTTCGAGGAAACAACGAACAGAAACTCATCGACGGCCGCAAATCGATACCGTCGCTGACTGACGACGACCTCTCGTGGATCGCCTCGCTCCCGGCGGCGATATCGTGGGACGATTCGCTGGTGGTCCACGGCGGCGTCGACCATCGCAAGCCCATCGCGGAACACGAACTGACCGAACTGCTGAACATGCGGTCTCTTGTCCCCGACGGGAGCTACGACCGCCCGTACTGGTTCGAAACGCGCCGTGACCGTCCTCGCATATTTTTCGGTCACACGGTGCTTTCCGAGCCGTTCGAGACACCCAACGCGGTCGGTCTGGACACCGGGTGCGTGTACGGCGGGCAACTGACGGCGTACCAGTGTTCCACAGGCGACTTCATAACTGTCGAACCGGAGACAACTCACGAAGACCGCTCGGCCGACAGTATTGTCGATCCGGAACGCGCCCCACCCACGTCTGTGTAATCCATGGACCCAGATT
This region includes:
- a CDS encoding serine/threonine protein phosphatase, whose protein sequence is MVASPTFHPDLDASHQRINSDEWEEIYVVGDIHGCRPALERLLNRLDPTTDELVVFVGDLVRKGPDSAGVIDIVRQTPNFRTVRGNNEQKLIDGRKSIPSLTDDDLSWIASLPAAISWDDSLVVHGGVDHRKPIAEHELTELLNMRSLVPDGSYDRPYWFETRRDRPRIFFGHTVLSEPFETPNAVGLDTGCVYGGQLTAYQCSTGDFITVEPETTHEDRSADSIVDPERAPPTSV